The sequence CCTATGCTGTGTCTGGCAGAAATGGACAAGTACTTAAATATGAGGAAATATAAGACAAACTCAATATTTGTAACtgacttaaaaaatattcttctaaATTTTTCAAGTCAAGAAATGAAACATTCCAGAATATTCTAGATTCCAGAGAATTAAAGAGACATAgatgtaaatataatatataatgctGATGGTACTGGGAAAgaattttctttaacatttcaaAGGTCTTTTCTCATCACTGAACATAGAAGTAAAATGTCTGCATCCCGAGGGTGCTAGGCTATCAACCAGCACAGAGGAGACACGCAATTGTCTGAGGGTCTCCTCCAGCCACGAACACTTGAGCTGGAGTGAAGAAGTAAGGGTTCAGGAACCCCGGTGAGGAGAAATGAAATGTGTAAGAGGATAAGGCTAAGAGTATTTCTCCCAgtacctttattttttattctaaacTATGGGCAATCTCTACAAACACTGGGGGGAAAATAGAGAAAGCAGCTCTGGGGGGTGCAGAATCCTCGTCTGTGGCTTCGGGTGGGCGCGTGCATGCTTTGAACTTCAGTCATGGGATCTCTCATCATTTATCTCATTCTGGTAAGGCCCTCGGGAAGGAGATGTTACCTCCCAGGCATTCTTTCCTTGGAAACTGGCTTTTCCCTGCAGCAGGGCCCCCTGGGAAGGTGCTGACCACCCACTCATCCCGAGCAATACACAATGAACTTGGCAGCAGTTTACGGTGGGCATGTGCCACTTCCCTTCTCGTTTTGTCTCCCTGCAGATGGAACTCCCAAAATCATTTCTGCCTTTAGCGAGAAAGTGGTGAGCCCTGCAGAACCGGTGTCCCTCGTGTGCAATGTGAAGGGGACACCCTTGCCCACGGTCACCTGGACCCTGGACGATGACCCCATCCTCAAGGGCAGTGGCCACCGCATCAGCCAAATGATCACATCTGAGGGGAACGTGGTCAGCTACCTGAACATCTCCAGCTCCCAGGTCCGGGACGGGGGTGTCTACCGCTGCACCGCCAACAACTCGGCCGGAGTCGTCCTGTACCAGGCTCGAATAAACGTAAGAGGTGCTTGTCAAATCAGCTCCTCGAACAAACACACACGACTCATTGTAGCAGGGGCAGGGTGCTGCATGCTCTGGGCTGAGCCTTGCGATGTGCGAGGGAGGAACGgtccctccttctccctgccctctcctccctactCAGGAATGGCGCTCATGGGCCGGTGTTGAAAATGGCATTTTGGTCTCTGTAGTCAGCTTGTCTACTTTCTGTCCTTTTACACCTATCCACTTGATCCTTCTTTCCTGGTTTATGCTCTGCAtgccctttttctccttccttttctcc comes from Peromyscus leucopus breed LL Stock unplaced genomic scaffold, UCI_PerLeu_2.1 scaffold_480, whole genome shotgun sequence and encodes:
- the LOC119087242 gene encoding Down syndrome cell adhesion molecule homolog translates to MDHMVKSDGGAYQCFVRNDKLSAQDYVQVVLEDGTPKIISAFSEKVVSPAEPVSLVCNVKGTPLPTVTWTLDDDPILKGSGHRISQMITSEGNVVSYLNISSSQVRDGGVYRCTANNSAGVVLYQARINALQASDR